In Deltaproteobacteria bacterium, a genomic segment contains:
- a CDS encoding metallopeptidase family protein: MKLSSKEFEQVVRDAIDRIPEEIQAHLTNVTITVLKRPSRDMLVEWGMEAEEELLGLYEGASLLERSILEPSLYPDTIFIFQEPLERMCETREELEREIEVTVVHEVGHFLGMDEERLVELGYD, translated from the coding sequence ATGAAGCTCAGTTCAAAAGAATTCGAGCAGGTTGTCAGGGATGCAATAGACCGTATTCCCGAGGAAATTCAGGCACACTTGACGAATGTAACCATTACGGTCTTAAAAAGGCCCTCCCGGGACATGTTGGTCGAATGGGGTATGGAGGCGGAAGAGGAGTTGCTGGGGCTTTACGAGGGGGCTTCGTTGCTGGAGCGCTCGATCCTGGAACCATCGCTGTACCCCGATACCATTTTCATTTTTCAGGAACCCTTGGAACGAATGTGCGAAACCCGTGAAGAGCTGGAACGGGAAATCGAAGTCACCGTCGTCCATGAAGTCGGACACTTCCTGGGTATGGACGAGGAACGACTGGTCGAACTGGGGTACGATTGA
- a CDS encoding J domain-containing protein: MTEEGFVDYYELLQLNPNADGDTIERVFRHLAKKYHPDHPSSGDEDRFRLILKAYRTLSNPDVSSQFRCQPSELLEHEVDCGGGGRNRQRLCRRLGNARNSPVAFIRSAAAQHEQSRAG; this comes from the coding sequence ATGACTGAAGAGGGTTTTGTTGATTATTACGAGTTGCTGCAGTTGAATCCGAACGCGGACGGCGACACCATAGAACGCGTATTCAGGCACCTGGCGAAAAAATATCACCCCGATCACCCCAGTTCGGGCGACGAGGACCGCTTCCGCTTGATCCTCAAAGCATATCGGACCTTGTCCAACCCCGATGTAAGCAGCCAGTTCCGATGCCAGCCATCAGAATTACTGGAACACGAAGTGGATTGTGGTGGCGGAGGCCGGAACAGGCAACGCCTTTGCCGACGACTGGGAAATGCGCGAAACTCTCCTGTCGCTTTTATACGTTCAGCGGCGGCGCAGCATGAACAATCTCGGGCTGGGTGA
- the rsmA gene encoding ribosomal RNA small subunit methyltransferase A, which produces MSTTLRLLRSHHVRPRKQYGQSFLTEDHIFRKIVAAGDLSPEDTVVEIGSGLGVMTRMLANVAAKIIAVEIDPHLTDILRNDLKDTENVEIVQRDIRTCDLSEFAPRAPTEKIKVMGNIPYNITSEILFHLIKFRNSISDAVLLMQQEVAERLVAEPGTKAYGIPSVIFSMFSDLEIIFPVSNRCFYPKPAVQSAVLRLVFLDTPRFSLKDEAFFRLLVRATFARRRKTLLNNLKVFREYGKNLDETRAILADLGIDGSRRAETLSSKEFANLANALALSDLRGPLS; this is translated from the coding sequence ATGTCAACGACCCTTAGATTGCTAAGATCACATCATGTCCGCCCGCGCAAGCAATATGGCCAGTCTTTTCTAACGGAAGATCATATATTCCGAAAGATCGTCGCCGCCGGCGATTTATCGCCGGAAGATACGGTGGTCGAAATCGGGTCGGGTCTTGGGGTCATGACAAGAATGCTTGCGAACGTTGCGGCAAAAATCATCGCCGTGGAAATCGATCCCCATTTGACCGACATTCTTCGGAACGATTTGAAAGATACCGAGAATGTCGAAATCGTACAACGGGATATCCGAACTTGTGATTTATCAGAGTTTGCGCCGAGGGCGCCGACAGAAAAAATCAAGGTGATGGGAAATATTCCCTACAACATTACATCGGAAATCCTGTTTCATCTGATCAAGTTTCGGAATTCTATTTCCGATGCCGTTCTGCTCATGCAGCAGGAAGTTGCAGAGAGATTGGTAGCGGAGCCGGGTACAAAAGCCTATGGTATTCCTTCCGTGATTTTTTCCATGTTTTCCGATCTAGAGATTATCTTCCCCGTTTCAAATCGGTGCTTTTACCCGAAACCGGCGGTTCAGTCCGCCGTGCTGCGACTGGTTTTCCTCGACACGCCTCGATTTTCCCTGAAGGATGAGGCATTTTTTCGTCTCCTGGTTCGTGCCACGTTTGCCAGGCGCCGGAAAACCCTGTTGAACAATCTGAAAGTATTCCGGGAATACGGGAAAAATCTTGATGAAACCCGAGCGATCCTTGCCGATTTGGGTATCGATGGCTCCCGCCGGGCGGAAACCCTTTCATCGAAGGAGTTCGCCAATCTCGCGAATGCGCTGGCCCTGAGTGACTTGCGCGGCCCTTTGTCGTGA